A window of the Polypterus senegalus isolate Bchr_013 chromosome 4, ASM1683550v1, whole genome shotgun sequence genome harbors these coding sequences:
- the LOC120527899 gene encoding serine protease HTRA2, mitochondrial-like, with product MESRCTCGFLSAVRRCVRQSRDLQILFRGLSGTTPLSSSFKAVSGAATSDEPEPDNSGGSGGERTSGGWSASLFRTACAIGLGVCGVAVIHSRREKEGLVGVNGSFLGLPSAACAAPFKPDSPRYKYNFIADVVERSAPAVVYIEIVGRHPFSGREVPISNGSGFIIDKDGLIVTNAHVVANKRGVRVKLANGDTYNAMVLDVDQVADIATIKINAKHPLPTLPLGVSSSLRQGEFVVAMGSPFALRNTITSGIISSVQREGRELGLSNSNMDYIQTDAAIDFGNSGGPLINLDGEVIGINTMKVTAGISFAIPSDYLRQFLNRAEEKKKSWFSGQEPKRRYIGVMMLTLTPSIIGQLKVRDPSFSDVMHGVLIHRVIIGSPAHRAGMKPGDIVQEINGKLVKTAEELYSAVRTSDSLNMVVKRGHDVLMLHMTPEFTE from the exons ATGGAATCACGTTGCACTTGCGGCTTTCTTTCGGCAGTGAGGCGGTGTGTTCGTCAGTCTCGGGACTTACAGATACTTTTCCGGGGTCTTAGTGGCACGACACCGCTTTCATCTAGTTTTAAGGCCGTTTCAGGAGCGGCAACATCAGATGAACCAGAACCTGATAATTCAGGGGGTAGCGGTGGGGAAAGGACAAGCGGTGGATGGTCGGCCAGTCTCTTTAGGACTGCCTGTGCTATTGGACTCGGAGTCTGTGGCGTGGCAGTGATTCATTCCCGACGAGAGAAAGAAGGACTGGTCGGCGTGAATGGATCTTTTCTTGGTCTGCCTTCAGCCGCCTGCGCTGCCCCATTCAAGCCGGACAGCCCCAGATACAAGTATAATTTTATTGCTGACGTAGTGGAGAGGTCCGCACCTGCTGTCGTTTACATCGAGATTGTGGGGAG GCATCCTTTTTCTGGCCGTGAAGTTCCGATTTCAAATGGTTCAGGATTTATCATCGACAAAGATGGCTTAATAGTAACTAATGCTCATGTGGTTGCTAATAAGCGAGGAGTGCGAGTAAAGCTGGCCAATGGGGACACTTATAATGCCATGGTATTGGATGTAGACCAAGTTGCAGACATTGCTACCATCAAAATTAATGCAAAG CATCCACTCCCAACTCTTCCTCTTGGGGTTTCATCAAGCTTGCGCCAAGGGGAGTTTGTTGTAGCAATGGGAAGTCCATTTGCATTGCGTAATACCATCACTTCTGGAATTATCAGCTCTGTGCAAAGGGAAGGTCGAGAACTTGGCCTTTCCAACTCTAATATGGACTATATTCAAACAGATGCGGCCATTGAT TTTGGAAACTCTGGAGGACCACTTATAAATTTG GATGGTGAGGTTATTGGTATTAATACAATGAAAGTGACAGCAGGAATCTCCTTTGCAATTCCTTCGGACTACCTCAGGCAGTTCCTCAACAGAGCGGAAGAGAAAAAGA AGTCATGGTTTAGTGGTCAAGAGCCAAAGAGACGCTATATTGGTGTAATGATGCTGACATTGACTCCCAG CATTATTGGGCAGCTGAAGGTTCGGGACCCCAGTTTCTCTGATGTGATGCATGGTGTATTAATTCACAGGGTCATCATTGGATCTCCTGCTCACAG AGCAGGGATGAAACCTGGTGACATTGTTCAGGAGATAAATGGAAAACTTGTGAAGACTGCTGAAGAACTCTACAGTGCCGTCCGCACATCTGACAGCCTTAATATGGTGGTGAAGCGTGGCCATGATGTACTTATGCTTCACATGACACCAGAGTTCACAGAATAG